In Oryza sativa Japonica Group chromosome 2, ASM3414082v1, the following are encoded in one genomic region:
- the LOC4328741 gene encoding U-box domain-containing protein 34 isoform X2 → MASGEPRPPSPAAVAVAVRPGGSASRRAARWAAANLVPAGDGDGRASAAAISVVHVIPPLRFVPSPCGEQVPAARVAREAAEAYARDRHARAQEALRPFRRIFAAAANATVETVVLEGDGVAEALVRYAADSGVRSLVIGSASLGWFRRAMSVPDVATAVLKTTEISCNVFVVSKRRLTLKVTRHPQMSRSGTGLRIQSVSQKAFAQSYRSLLFDNFPENGIHPDSCCQSRVSHCGPTNARQSSESHGQILFNSLGAKTTGIEGYKNHGLRSPFKEAHYADSNSSEECQSIDEVAKLRKELQDTLVMYDKACEDLVHAKKKIQVLSSECSEEARKVEHALQEEEALKQVVADEKAKHLEAIEEVEQAKKSFTREAYSRNKAEMVASMISLDKAKVVDAILSTSKNCRRYKKHEIELATDNFSEARKIGEGGYGNVYRCTLDHTEVAVKVIQQDSIDKTDEFLREVDILSQLQHPNLVLLLGFCPEIGCLVYEYLQNGSLEDQLLNNKGRQPLHWFLRFQIIFDVSCGLAFLHGRKPEPIVHRDLKPANILLNKNYVGKIGDAGFAKLISDLVPDWQTEYKETIIAGTLYYMDPEYQQTGTVRPKSDLFGLGVIILQMLTGKRPNGLIVSVENAIRNGMLADILDKSQTDWPLVEAEMLAKLGLRCTALKCRERPGLESEVLPKLQEILHRITSTVNLRSPKLNVPSHFICPIMQEVMNDPYVAADGHTYEQQAIKAWLKKHKVSPVTRRILPNLSVIPNHSLRAAIQQWKSQSAHAKS, encoded by the exons ATGGCCTCCGGCGAGCCTCGCCCGCCGtcacccgccgccgtcgccgtcgccgtccgccccGGTGGCAgcgcgagccgccgcgccgcgcggtgGGCCGCCGCCAACCTCGTCCCCGCTGGAGACGGAGAcggccgcgcctccgccgccgccatttccGTCGTCCACGTCATCCCCCCGCTCCGGTTCGTCCCCTCCCCAT GCGGGGAGCAGGtgccggcggcgcgggtggcgcgggaggcggcggaggcgtacGCCCGGGACCGCCACGCCCGCGCGCAGGAGGCGCTCCGCCCCTTCCGCCgcatcttcgccgccgccgccaatgcgACG GTGGAGACGGTGGTGCTggagggcgacggcgtggcggagGCGCTGGTCCGGTACGCGGCGGATTCCGGCGTACGGAGCCTGGTGATCGGCTCCGCCTCCTTAGGGTGGTTCAGAAG GGCAATGAGTGTCCCAGATGTTGCCACTGCGGTCCTAAAAACAACGGAAATTTCATGCAATGTATTTGTCGTGTCCAAACGAAGACTGACACTGAAAGTGACGAGGCATCCTCAAATGAGCA GGTCTGGTACTGGCTTGAGAATTCAGTCAGTTAGTCAGAAAGCATTTGCACAATCGTACAGAAGTTTGTTGTTCGACAACTTCCCTGAGAATGGGATACACCCAGATTCATGCTGTCAGTCCCGTGTTTCTCATTGTGGTCCTACTAATGCACGTCAAAGTTCAGAAAGTCATGGGCAAATCCTCTTTAACAGTTTAGGTGCAAAGACAACAGGAATAGAAGGATATAAAAACCATGGTCTTCGAAGCCCCTTCAAGGAAGCACATTATGCTGACTCTAACTCAAGTGAAGAG TGTCAATCCATAGATGAAGTAGCAAAACTGAGGAAGGAATTGCAGGATACCTTAGTGATGTATGACAAAGCCTGTGAAGATCTTGTCCATGCTAAGAAAAAG ATTCAGGTACTTTCCAGTGAGTGTTCTGAAGAGGCAAGGAAGGTGGAGCATGCTCTACAGGAGGAGGAAGCTCTAAAGCAGGTGGTAGCAGACGAGAAGGCAAAACATTTAGAGGCCATTGAAGAAGTTGAGCAAGCAAAGAAATCATTCACCCGGGAGGCCTACTCTAGGAACAAGGCAGAAATGGTAGCGAGCATGATCTCCCTCGATAAGGCAAAAGTTGTTGATGCTATCTTGTCAACAAGCAAAAATTGCAGGCGATACAAAAAACATGAGATCGAGCTCGCCACTGATAATTTCTCTGAAGCAAGGAAGATTGGTGAGGGAGGTTATGGGAATGTGTATAGGTGCACCCTTGATCATACTGAAGTTGCTGTCAAGGTCATTCAGCAAGATTCCATCGACAAGACCGATGAGTTCCTGAGGGAG GTTGACATTCTCAGCCAGCTTCAGCATCCCAACCTGGTTTTGTTGCTTGGCTTCTGCCCTGAAATTGGCTGTCTTGTATACGAATACTTGCAGAATGGAAGTCTAGAAGATCAACTTCTTAACAACAAAGGGCGCCAGCCGCTGCATTGGTTCCTAAGGTTCCAAATCATCTTTGATGTGTCATGCGGGCTTGCATTCTTGCATGGAAGGAAACCGGAACCTATAGTCCACCGTGACCTCAAACCCGCAAACATCTTACTGAACAAGAATTATGTGGGTAAAATTGGCGATGCCGGTTTCGCGAAGCTCATATCGGATCTTGTGCCTGACTGGCAAACGGAGTACAAAGAGACCATCATCGCCGGCACGCTGTACTATATGGATCCTGAGTACCAGCAAACCGGGACGGTTCGTCCGAAATCGGACCTTTTCGGCCTGGGAGTTATCATTCTTCAGATGCTAACCGGCAAACGCCCCAATGGGCTCATTGTCAGCGTAGAAAACGCCATCAGAAACGGGATGCTTGCTGATATCCTTGACAAGTCTCAGACTGATTGGCCACTTGTTGAGGCAGAAATGTTGGCAAAGCTTGGCTTGAGATGCACTGCCCTAAAATGCAGAGAGAGACCTGGCCTTGAGTCAGAGGTTCTCCCCAAGCTCCAGGAAATTCTGCATAGGATTACTTCCACTGTTAACTTAAGAAGTCCAAAGTTAAATGTGCCAAGCCACTTCATCTGCCCTATAATGCAG GAGGTAATGAATGATCCTTATGTTGCTGCTGATGGGCACACGTATGAGCAACAAGCAATCAAAGCTTGGCTCAAGAAACACAAAGTATCCCCGGTCACACGGCGAATTCTACCAAATTTGTCCGTAATCCCAAACCATTCGTTGCGAGCTGCGATACAGCAGTGGAAGTCACAATCTGCTCATGCAAAGTCATAA
- the LOC4328743 gene encoding allene oxide synthase 4, giving the protein MAPPRANSGDGNDGAVGGQSKLSPSGLLIREIPGGYGVPFLSPLRDRLDYYYFQGADEFFRSRVARHGGATVLRVNMPPGPFLAGDPRVVALLDARSFRVLLDDSMVDKADTLDGTFMPSLALFGGHRPLAFLDAADPRHAKIKRVVMSLAAARMHHVAPAFRAAFAAMFDEVDAGLVAGGPVEFNKLNMRYMLDFTCAALFGGAPPSKAMGDAAVTKAVKWLIFQLHPLASKVVKPWPLEDLLLHTFRLPPFLVRREYGEITAYFAAAAAAILDDAEKNHPGIPRDELLHNLVFVAVFNAYGGFKIFLPHIVKWLARAGPELHAKLASEVRAAAPAGGGEITISAVEKEMPLVKSVVWEALRMNPPVEFQYGRARRDMVVESHDAAYEVRKGELLFGYQPLATRDEKVFDRAGEFVPDRFVSGAGSAARPLLEHVVWSNGPETGTPSEGNKQCPGKDMVVAVGRLMVAGLFRRYDTFAADVEELPLEPVVTFTSLTRAADGDGAARRGV; this is encoded by the coding sequence atggcgccgccgcgagccaACTCCGGCGACGGTAACGACGGCGCCGTCGGAGGGCAGAGCAAGCTCTCGCCGTCGGGCCTGCTGATACGCGAGATTCCGGGCGGCTACGGCGTGCCCTTCCTCTCGCCGCTGCGCGACCGCCTCGACTACTATTACTTCCAGGGCGCCGACGAGTTCTTCCGCTCACGCGTCgcccgccacggcggcgccaccgTGCTCCGCGTCAACATGCCGCCCGGCCccttcctcgccggcgacccccgcgtcgtcgccctcctcgacgcgcgcagCTTCCGCGTCCTCCTCGACGACTCCATGGTGGACAAGGCCGACACGCTCGACGGCACCTTCATGCCGTCGCTCGCGCTCTTCGGCGGCCACCGCCCGCTCgccttcctcgacgccgccgacccTCGCCACGCCAAGATCAAGCGCGTCGTGATGTCGCTCGCCGCGGCGAGGATGCACCACGTCGCGCCGGCGTtccgcgccgccttcgccgccatgTTCGACGAGGTcgacgccggcctcgtcgccggcggccccGTCGAGTTCAACAAGCTCAACATGCGGTACATGCTCGACTTCACCTGCGCCGCGCTgttcggcggcgcgccgccgagcAAGGCCATGGGCGACGCTGCCGTGACGAAGGCGGTGAAGTGGCTCATCTTCCAGCTTCACCCGCTCGCCAGCAAGGTCGTCAAGCCGTGGCCGCTGGaggacctcctcctccacacctTCCGCCTGCCGCCGTTCCTGGTGCGCCGCGAGTACGGCGAGATCACGGCgtacttcgccgccgccgccgcggccatccTCGACGACGCCGAGAAGAACCACCCGGGAATCCCGCGCGACGAGCTCCTCCACAACCTCGTGTTCGTCGCCGTCTTCAACGCCTACGGCGGCTTCAAGATCTTCCTGCCACACATCGTCAAGTggctcgcccgcgccggcccggagCTCCACGCCAAGCTAGCCTCCGaggtccgcgccgccgcgcccgccggcggcggcgagatcacCATCTCCGCCGTGGAGAAGGAGATGCCGCTGGTGAAGTCGGTGGTGTGGGAGGCGCTGCGCATGAACCCGCCGGTGGAGTTCCAGTacgggcgcgcgcggcgcgacaTGGTCGTCGAGAGCCACGACGCGGCGTACGAGGTCCGCAAGGGGGAGCTGCTGTTCGGGTACCAGCCGCTCGCCACCCGCGACGAGAAGGTGTTCGACCGCGCCGGCGAGTTCGTCCCCGACCGGTTCGTCTCCGGCGCCGGAAGCGCCGCCCGGCCGCTGCTGGAGCACGTGGTGTGGTCGAACGGGCCGGAGACCGGGACGCCATCGGAGGGGAACAAGCAGTGCCCCGGGAAGGacatggtggtggcggtggggcGGCTGATGGTGGCGGGGCTGTTCCGGCGGTACGACAcgttcgccgccgacgtggaGGAGCTGCCGCTTGAGCCGGTGGTCACGTTCACGTCGCTGacccgcgccgccgacggcgacggcgccgcgcggcgcggaGTATAA
- the LOC4328741 gene encoding U-box domain-containing protein 34 isoform X1 — translation MASGEPRPPSPAAVAVAVRPGGSASRRAARWAAANLVPAGDGDGRASAAAISVVHVIPPLRFVPSPCGEQVPAARVAREAAEAYARDRHARAQEALRPFRRIFAAAANATVETVVLEGDGVAEALVRYAADSGVRSLVIGSASLGWFRRAMSVPDVATAVLKTTEISCNVFVVSKRRLTLKVTRHPQMSRSGTGLRIQSVSQKAFAQSYRSLLFDNFPENGIHPDSCCQSRVSHCGPTNARQSSESHGQILFNSLGAKTTGIEGYKNHGLRSPFKEAHYADSNSSEECQSIDEVAKLRKELQDTLVMYDKACEDLVHAKKKVMNHVSHVAKEEEDAIGSFVSAGVNQTGLENPRKIAVAVSDKMHCFDLPPVMAAVVGGACDVSPVAKPSWGPGRAWHLPCRHATTPPSPPKIQVLSSECSEEARKVEHALQEEEALKQVVADEKAKHLEAIEEVEQAKKSFTREAYSRNKAEMVASMISLDKAKVVDAILSTSKNCRRYKKHEIELATDNFSEARKIGEGGYGNVYRCTLDHTEVAVKVIQQDSIDKTDEFLREVDILSQLQHPNLVLLLGFCPEIGCLVYEYLQNGSLEDQLLNNKGRQPLHWFLRFQIIFDVSCGLAFLHGRKPEPIVHRDLKPANILLNKNYVGKIGDAGFAKLISDLVPDWQTEYKETIIAGTLYYMDPEYQQTGTVRPKSDLFGLGVIILQMLTGKRPNGLIVSVENAIRNGMLADILDKSQTDWPLVEAEMLAKLGLRCTALKCRERPGLESEVLPKLQEILHRITSTVNLRSPKLNVPSHFICPIMQEVMNDPYVAADGHTYEQQAIKAWLKKHKVSPVTRRILPNLSVIPNHSLRAAIQQWKSQSAHAKS, via the exons ATGGCCTCCGGCGAGCCTCGCCCGCCGtcacccgccgccgtcgccgtcgccgtccgccccGGTGGCAgcgcgagccgccgcgccgcgcggtgGGCCGCCGCCAACCTCGTCCCCGCTGGAGACGGAGAcggccgcgcctccgccgccgccatttccGTCGTCCACGTCATCCCCCCGCTCCGGTTCGTCCCCTCCCCAT GCGGGGAGCAGGtgccggcggcgcgggtggcgcgggaggcggcggaggcgtacGCCCGGGACCGCCACGCCCGCGCGCAGGAGGCGCTCCGCCCCTTCCGCCgcatcttcgccgccgccgccaatgcgACG GTGGAGACGGTGGTGCTggagggcgacggcgtggcggagGCGCTGGTCCGGTACGCGGCGGATTCCGGCGTACGGAGCCTGGTGATCGGCTCCGCCTCCTTAGGGTGGTTCAGAAG GGCAATGAGTGTCCCAGATGTTGCCACTGCGGTCCTAAAAACAACGGAAATTTCATGCAATGTATTTGTCGTGTCCAAACGAAGACTGACACTGAAAGTGACGAGGCATCCTCAAATGAGCA GGTCTGGTACTGGCTTGAGAATTCAGTCAGTTAGTCAGAAAGCATTTGCACAATCGTACAGAAGTTTGTTGTTCGACAACTTCCCTGAGAATGGGATACACCCAGATTCATGCTGTCAGTCCCGTGTTTCTCATTGTGGTCCTACTAATGCACGTCAAAGTTCAGAAAGTCATGGGCAAATCCTCTTTAACAGTTTAGGTGCAAAGACAACAGGAATAGAAGGATATAAAAACCATGGTCTTCGAAGCCCCTTCAAGGAAGCACATTATGCTGACTCTAACTCAAGTGAAGAG TGTCAATCCATAGATGAAGTAGCAAAACTGAGGAAGGAATTGCAGGATACCTTAGTGATGTATGACAAAGCCTGTGAAGATCTTGTCCATGCTAAGAAAAAG GTGATGAATCATGTCAGTCATGTTgccaaggaagaagaagacgccATAGGTTCCTTTGTTAGT GCGGGTGTGAACCAAACAGGGCTTGAGAATCCCCGCAAGATCGCTGTCGCTGTATCAGACAAGATGCACTGCTTCGATCTTCCTCCAGTAATGGCAGCCGTAGTTGGTGGGGCCTGCGACGTATCTCCAGTGGCGAAGCCATCGTGGGGGCCAGGGAGGGCCTGGCACCTCCCATGCCGCCATGCGACAACCCCACCCTCCCCCCCAAAG ATTCAGGTACTTTCCAGTGAGTGTTCTGAAGAGGCAAGGAAGGTGGAGCATGCTCTACAGGAGGAGGAAGCTCTAAAGCAGGTGGTAGCAGACGAGAAGGCAAAACATTTAGAGGCCATTGAAGAAGTTGAGCAAGCAAAGAAATCATTCACCCGGGAGGCCTACTCTAGGAACAAGGCAGAAATGGTAGCGAGCATGATCTCCCTCGATAAGGCAAAAGTTGTTGATGCTATCTTGTCAACAAGCAAAAATTGCAGGCGATACAAAAAACATGAGATCGAGCTCGCCACTGATAATTTCTCTGAAGCAAGGAAGATTGGTGAGGGAGGTTATGGGAATGTGTATAGGTGCACCCTTGATCATACTGAAGTTGCTGTCAAGGTCATTCAGCAAGATTCCATCGACAAGACCGATGAGTTCCTGAGGGAG GTTGACATTCTCAGCCAGCTTCAGCATCCCAACCTGGTTTTGTTGCTTGGCTTCTGCCCTGAAATTGGCTGTCTTGTATACGAATACTTGCAGAATGGAAGTCTAGAAGATCAACTTCTTAACAACAAAGGGCGCCAGCCGCTGCATTGGTTCCTAAGGTTCCAAATCATCTTTGATGTGTCATGCGGGCTTGCATTCTTGCATGGAAGGAAACCGGAACCTATAGTCCACCGTGACCTCAAACCCGCAAACATCTTACTGAACAAGAATTATGTGGGTAAAATTGGCGATGCCGGTTTCGCGAAGCTCATATCGGATCTTGTGCCTGACTGGCAAACGGAGTACAAAGAGACCATCATCGCCGGCACGCTGTACTATATGGATCCTGAGTACCAGCAAACCGGGACGGTTCGTCCGAAATCGGACCTTTTCGGCCTGGGAGTTATCATTCTTCAGATGCTAACCGGCAAACGCCCCAATGGGCTCATTGTCAGCGTAGAAAACGCCATCAGAAACGGGATGCTTGCTGATATCCTTGACAAGTCTCAGACTGATTGGCCACTTGTTGAGGCAGAAATGTTGGCAAAGCTTGGCTTGAGATGCACTGCCCTAAAATGCAGAGAGAGACCTGGCCTTGAGTCAGAGGTTCTCCCCAAGCTCCAGGAAATTCTGCATAGGATTACTTCCACTGTTAACTTAAGAAGTCCAAAGTTAAATGTGCCAAGCCACTTCATCTGCCCTATAATGCAG GAGGTAATGAATGATCCTTATGTTGCTGCTGATGGGCACACGTATGAGCAACAAGCAATCAAAGCTTGGCTCAAGAAACACAAAGTATCCCCGGTCACACGGCGAATTCTACCAAATTTGTCCGTAATCCCAAACCATTCGTTGCGAGCTGCGATACAGCAGTGGAAGTCACAATCTGCTCATGCAAAGTCATAA
- the LOC4328742 gene encoding allene oxide synthase 3, with amino-acid sequence MAPPPVNSGDAAAAATGEKSKLSPSGLPIREIPGGYGVPFFSPLRDRLDYFYFQGAEEYFRSRVARHGGATVLRVNMPPGPFISGNPRVVALLDARSFRVLLDDSMVDKADTLDGTYMPSRALFGGHRPLAFLDAADPRHAKIKRVVMSLAAARMHHVAPAFRAAFAAMFDAVEAGLGAAVEFNKLNMRYMLDFTCAALFGGEPPSKVVGDGAVTKAMAWLAFQLHPIASKVVKPWPLEELLLHTFSLPPFLVRRGYADLKAYFADAAAAVLDDAEKSHTGIPRDELLDNLVFVAIFNAFGGFKIFLPHIVKWLARAGPELHAKLATEVRATVPTGEDDGITLAAVERMPLVKSVVWEALRMNPPVEFQYGHARRDMVVESHDAAYEVRKGEMLFGYQPLATRDEKVFDRAGEFVADRFVAGGAAGDRPLLEHVVWSNGPETRAPSEGNKQCPGKDMVVAVGRLMVAELFRRYDTFAADVVEAPVEPVVTFTSLTRASSG; translated from the coding sequence ATGGCGCCACCGCCAGTGAactccggcgacgccgccgccgccgccacgggagAGAAGAGCAAGCTCTCGCCGTCGGGCCTCCCCATACGCGAGATACCCGGCGGCTACGGCGTGCCCTTCTTCTCGCCGCTGCGCGACCGCCTCGACTACTTCTACTTCCAGGGCGCCGAGGAGTACTTCCGATCACGCGTCgcccgccacggcggcgccaccgTGCTCCGCGTCAACATGCCGCCCGGCCCCTTCATCTCCGGCAACCCCCgcgtcgtcgccctcctcgacgcgcgcagCTTCCGCGTCCTCCTCGACGACTCCATGGTGGACAAGGCCGACACGCTCGACGGCACCTACATGCCGTCGCGCGCGCTCTTCGGCGGCCACCGCCCGCTCgccttcctcgacgccgccgacccGCGCCACGCCAAGATCAAGCGCGTCGTGatgtcgctcgccgccgcgcggatGCACCACGTCGCGCCGGCGTTCCGCGCCGCCTTTGCCGCCATGTTCGACGCCGTCGAGGccggcctcggcgccgccgtcgagttCAACAAGCTCAACATGAGGTACATGCTCGACTTCACCTGCGCCGCGCTGTTCGGCGGCGAGCCGCCGAGCAAggtggtcggcgacggcgccgtgACGAAGGCCATGGCGTGGCTCGCGTTCCAGCTGCACCCGATCGCGAGCAAGGTCGTCAAGCCATGGCCGCTCGAGGAGCTACTCCTGCACACCTTCTCCCTGCCGCCGTTCCTGGTGCGGCGTGGCTACGCCGACCTGAAGGCGTacttcgccgacgccgccgcggccgtcctCGACGACGCCGAGAAGAGCCACACGGGAATCCCGCGCGACGAGCTCCTCGACAACCTTGTGTTCGTCGCCATTTTCAACGCCTTCGGCGGCTTCAAGATCTTCCTGCCACACATCGTCAAGTggctcgcccgcgccggcccggagCTCCACGCCAAGCTTGCCACCGAGGTCCGCGCCACCGTGCCcaccggcgaggacgacggcatcaccctcgccgccgtcgagcggaTGCCGCTGGTGAAGTCGGTGGTGTGGGAGGCGCTGCGCATGAACCCGCCGGTGGAGTTCCAGTACGGCCACGCGCGGCGCGACATGGTGGTCGAGAGCCACGACGCGGCGTACGAGGTGCGCAAGGGGGAGATGCTGTTCGGCTACCAGCCGCTCGCCACCCGCGACGAGAAGGTGTTCGACCGCGCCGGCGAGTTCGTCGCCGACCggttcgtcgccggcggcgccgccggcgaccggccgcTGCTGGAGCACGTGGTGTGGTCGAACGGGCCGGAGACGAGGGCGCCATCGGAGGGGAACAAGCAGTGCCCCGGGAAGGacatggtggtggcggtggggcGGCTGATGGTGGCGGAGCTGTTCCGGCGGTACGACAcgttcgccgccgacgtggtGGAGGCGCCGGTGGAGCCGGTGGTGACGTTCACGTCGCTGACACGGGCGTCGTCGGGATAG
- the LOC4328739 gene encoding U-box domain-containing protein 35, with protein sequence MKKKKQRNLLQFLVGLIKKPEEREEEGRRGRGGEAKESFFFFLSLPLLLRLRRSFCRRGAGSMYLSAFSSSASSHGGGDSEARDSSTVVAVDRDKNSQQAVKWAVDRLLARGSVLQLVHVKPQQNAEAGADAEMQQMFISYRGYCARKGMQLKEVILDGSDISKAIVEYATSNAITDIVVGASTRNTFIRKFRNPDVPTCLMKMVPDYCTVHVIHKGKAIQVKAAKAPAPFTTLPPKQYSQSSIESDGYPRSRGDWKKISNQSSPKANRPSVDRLSGFAKAPTRERPLSGARSAPPKDFDDYIDFIAPPRPSVTRSSFSDDVDFPLSLELPSMDFGDSLELSLSASMSIESLSSAGKDVETEMRRLRLELKQTMEMYNSACKEAIDAKQKAAQMHQMKMEESKKYQELRNAEEEALALVQMEKAKCRAALEAAEAAQRIAELEAQKRLRAEWKAKREAEERKRATEAMNNTDLRYRRYSIDDIEAATHKFDKALKIGEGGYGPVYKAVMDHTNVAIKILRPDASQGRKQFQQEIEVLSCMRHPNMVLLLGACPEYGCLVYEYMDYGSLEDRLCRRGKTLPIPWNIRFRIAADIATGLLFLHQAKPEPLVHRDLKPANILLDHNFVSKISDVGLARLVPQSAAAAEATQYRMTSTAGTFCYIDPEYQQTGMLTTMSDIYSLGILLLQIITARSPMGLTHHVESAIERGTFQEVLDPMVTDWPVEEALVFAKLALRCAELRKKDRPDLGKEILPELNRLRCLSQEYDASKVSSTSTTCSSSAPYSFGGDDVSTP encoded by the exons atgaagaaaaaaaaacagcgaaaCCTCCTGCAGTTTTTGGTTGGCTTGATCAAAAAACcggaggagagggaagaagagggaagaagagggagaggaggagaagcaaaagaatccttttttttttttttgtctcttcctctccttctccgacTCCGACGATCTTTTTGCCGGCGAGGTGCGGGGAGCATGTACCTGtcggccttctcctcctcggcgtCTTCGCACGGCGGCGGGGACAGCGAGGCCAGGGACAGCTCCACGgtggtcgccgtcgaccgggacAAGAACAGCCAGCAGGCGGTCAAGTGGGCGGTGGACCGGCTCCTCGCCAGGGGCAGCGTTCTCCAGCTCGTCCATGTCAAGCCACAGCAAAATG CTGAAGCAGGAGCGGATGCAGAGATGCAACAGATGTTCATCTCATACAGAGGCTATTGTGCTCGTAAAGGG ATGCAATTGAAGGAAGTGATCTTGGATGGCAGTGACATCTCCAAAGCAATAGTCGAGTATGCCACTAGCAACGccatcaccgacatcgtcgtcgGGGCGTCGACGAGGAACACATTCATCAG AAAGTTCAGAAATCCTGATGTGCCAACATGCTTGATGAAGATGGTGCCTGATTACTGCACAGTGCATGTCATCCACAAAGGGAAGGCAATCCAAGTCAAGGCAGCCAAAGCCCCAGCACCCTTTACCACTCTCCCTCCCAAACAGTACTCACAGTCAAGCATAGAATCTGATGGATATCCGAG ATCAAGAGGAGACTGGAAGAAGATTTCCAATCAATCATCTCCAAAGGCAAACAGACCATCGGTGGACCGACTATCTGGCTTTGCAAAAGCTCCAACCAGGGAAAGGCCTCTCTCTGGAGCTAGATCAGCACCCCCAAAGGATTTCGACGACTATATCGACTTCATAGCTCCTCCAAGGCCCTCGGTAACCCGTAGCTCCTTTTCAGATGATGTTGATTTTCCTTTGAGCTTGGAGTTGCCATCGATGGACTTCGGCGATTCTTTGGAGCTTTCGCTTTCCGCATCAATGTCCATCGAAAGCCTAAGCTCAGCTGGG AAGGATGTCGAAACGGAAATGAGACGGCTGAGACTAGAGCTGAAGCAGACAATGGAAATGTACAACTCCGCATGCAAGGAAGCAATTGATGCTAAACAGAAG GCTGCTCAGATGCACCAGATGAAGATGGAAGAGTCCAAGAAGTACCAAGAACTCAGGAATGCTGAAGAGGAAGCCCTTGCTCTGGTCCAAATGGAGAAGGCAAAGTGCAGAGCCGCACTGGAAGCAGCAGAGGCTGCACAGAGAATTGCAGAGCTGGAGGCTCAGAAGAGACTGAGAGCAGAGTGGAAGGCGAAGCGCGAAgccgaggagaggaagagagcaaCAGAAGCAATGAACAACACTGATTTAAGGTACAGGAGGTATTCCATTGATGACATTGAAGCTGCCACCCATAAGTTTGACAAGGCACTCAAGATAGGGGAAGGTGGATATGGGCCGGTGTATAAAGCTGTCATGGATCATACTAATGTCGCCATTAAAATCTTAAGGCCAGATGCATCACAAGGGAGGAAACAGTTTCAGCAAGAG ATAGAAGTGCTTAGCTGCATGAGGCATCCAAACATGGTGCTGCTGCTGGGAGCATGCCCGGAGTACGGGTGCCTGGTGTACGAGTACATGGACTACGGCAGCCTGGAGGACCGGCTGTGCCGGCGGGGGAAGACGCTGCCGATCCCCTGGAACATCCGGTTCCGCATCGCCGCCGACATCGCCAccggcctcctcttcctccaccaGGCGAAGCCCGAGCCGCTGGTCCACCGCGACCTGAAGCCGGCCAACATCCTCCTCGACCACAACTTCGTCAGCAAGATCAGCGACGTCGGCCTCGCCCGCCTCGTCCCGcagtccgctgccgccgccgaggccacgCAGTACCGGATGACCTCGACGGCGGGCACCTTCTGCTACATCGACCCGGAGTACCAGCAGACCGGGATGCTGACCACCATGTCCGACATCTACTCGCTGGGGATCCTGCTGCTGCAGATCATCACGGCGAGGTCGCCCATGGGGCTCACCCACCACGTCGAGAGCGCCATCGAGAGGGGGACCTTCCAGGAGGTGCTCGACCCGATGGTGACCGACtggccggtggaggaggccttGGTGTTCGCCAAGCTGGCGCTGCGGTGCGCCGAGCTGAGGAAGAAGGACCGGCCGGACCTCGGGAAGGAGATCTTGCCGGAGCTCAACCGGCTGCGCTGCCTCAGCCAGGAGTACGACGCCTCCAAGGtcagcagcaccagcaccacCTGCTCCAGCTCCGCTCCCTACAgcttcggcggcgacgacgtctcCACGCCATGA